ataattaaTTACTATTagcattaatattattattagtggcgACTCTATGCAGAGCAGATCagcacactacactacaccgCAGTTATTCAACAGAGCACTGACATGTGCGCAGACCAGCTGACCTGTAACCATAATGTGTGAACAGCTGTGGCTGGATCGATGACAGTCCTTGCCAACGCCTCCAGAACCACGTGCAGCAGATCGTCTGAGACCAGCAGGAGTCAGGCACAAACAGCCCGCCCGGGCGGTTGACCTGCTTCGCGGGCGCCATGAGAAAAGAGAGCGGCGCAGAGCGGGCCGCGAGCGGCCCCCGCAAGACACAGCCAAACCTGTGTGGCTCTGACGAGGGGCCGATTTGGGCTGTGAGAGTATGAGCTGCCGTGGCATCTGCGCCGTCTTCTTCTTCATTTGTCGCAGTCACCCAAAGAGTTAGCCCTGTCTTGTAGCACGTCCTCCTGAGTtactgatctgtgtgtgtgtgtgtgagtgtgtgtgtgagtgtgcgtgcttgcgttacatgtgcttgtgtgcgactgtgtgtCCCATCAGAGTGTGGTGGCTCTTCATTAACCAGAGTGCGTGCTTTATCACAGCTAAGCGTGCTCAGCTACGTCCTGGAACCTGACTTTGGGtgaccgcgcacacacacacacacacacacaaaactcacacacatacacactgtgcatgcaggcacacacactccaggtTTGCCAGATTGCCCCCTCAGTGTTTTTCTCTCAGATGATTATTGCACTTTTGGGGACAGCAGAGTTGGCAGGAGCAGGTGTCACCGGCAGGGTAGTTGGAGAGGGGTGGAGACAGATGGAGAAGGGTGGAGACAGGCGGAGGGGGGCGAGCCTGATGGAGAAGGGTGGAGACaggtggaggggggcggagacTGAGGGAGAAGGGTGGAGACAGGCAGAGGGGTGCGAGCCTGATGGAGAAGGGTGGAGACAGGCAGAGTGGGGAGGAGACTGATGGAGAAGGGTGGAGACAGGCAGATGGGGGAGGAGACTGATGGAGAAGGGTGGAGACAGGCAGAGGGGGGCGAGCTTGATGGCTGATGTcactcagagagggagaggtgtcaGCTCCGATCTATAATGAGATCACATACAGAGCACAGTctgctgagaaagagagagggagggagaggcagggagagggagggagagggagggagagacccGCATGATGAGATGATAATAGGACAGTAAATAGACTGAAAGGGCAGAATTAAAGGGCAGGATTGAAGGAAAGGGGGAAGCGAGAGCGGAGGAGCGGAAGCCTGGCGGTAATGGAATTACGCCGCGTCCCAGGATCCGTAAATAAGGGCGgcgcactgagcgcgctcagttaacccccgctgccgccgccgccgccgcctccgcctcGGCCTCGGTAGCTTTCCATTGAGCGACGGGCAAGTGCCTCGTCAACAGCAGAGCCCCAGTACAGGAGCGAGATCACTGCAGGATGGACCCCCCGTGCGTCCCAATAACGCGGGGCACGGGGCGCCCCGGGACACTCCCACACTGCGCTGTAACCCAGGTTACCTACATCCCACAGTCCTTTCTGTTTTTGCCCAATCAAATGTCCCCACCAGTTAACCTATTAAATTGGCCTTCTCCTCCCTGACTATGACAAAAGGGATTTCTGATTTACGCAGATGGACTGAATGTATTACTGGTAACTGCATTATCGGTAATGCAATAGTATTAGCGACTGCTTTAATAGGAAGGAGCTGGCTTGATAAACCTTGGGGACCTTCTGCTTATGATCTGAGTTTTTAGCGAAGGGTTTGGTAAAATGAATACACTCATATGTTGGATATTCTGTGTTCATTagaaaattgaatgaaatgaagAGTTTTTGTAGCTTGTGAGACTTGCACAACCACGGAAGGCTCCGGATTTGGCGATAAGACTTTGCAACTTATCTTTACTATCTTGACATGAAACTTGACGTGAGACTTGACTCGTGACTTCTGTATCCACATCTGATTTGTGGTAAGTTTCCGACCCAATGTGTGTCCGTTTCTTATTTCATTCTGTCTTGTAGATCCGACGCCGGAGGCCTACACCCGCCACATTATTCAGAGTGGCCGACCCGTCATCCCCTGACGACGACAGTGCACCCTATCAGGTCAGACAGTGCCCCGCACTGCCTGGGATGAATAACTTCAACTTGCTCTCATATCCAATTTTAAACATAGTCTTGTGCTGTGATTTGGTTCAGCATGACTGCAACTTTTACATTGAATATGCACCGATATTCTGAGCATGTACTTAATGTACAGATTAATGTACAGAGTTGTGAAGGAGatgtatttacattacacttaaaaaaaattgcatatgTAATGTCTAACACAATGAACCAGCCCAGTTAGGTATATcttgataaaattattttatttgcacattttctgtaaaatatgttttcttgtcAAGCTGTGTCACAATTAGAGACGATAGCTGTTAAATGCTGTTAATGCtaacaaaaatgtgttaatcCTAACTGAAATGTCAAGAAGAAACAATAATAAGCAATAATGACTAGAAATACTATTACTAGTATATTACTAGTTTGATATCGGTATCATGCAGCTCATAGAGTAtgtgctatttttttattttcatattgttGCTCATAAGATGCTGAATCGTGTTCTGCCTGTCCCGATGCTCTGTTCTCAGTCGGCTGTTGGGGAGAATGGAATCCTGAAGCCGAAGCGCGTCAATCAAAACGTTTATCAGCCTCCATCACTGAAAGgttaggtgtgtgcgtgtgtgtgtgtgtgtgtgtgtgtgtgtgtgtgtgtgtgtgtgtgtgtgtgtgtggcggtgtgtgtgtgtgcgcgcgcgtgtgtgtgtgtgtgtgcgtgtgcgtgtgcgtgtgcgtgtgcgtgtgcgcgtgcgcgtgcgtgtgcgtgtgtgtgtgtgtaagttgaTTTTAAATTGCACTAATTGCAGTAAATGTCTGCCCTTTATTctcaatgaataaaaaaacaaaaaaatttctggAAAATTaccacaaagacacacaaaaagGGTAGAGATCAGTACAGCTACCTTCTgccaaccaccaccccccccccccacacacattgtctgtctgtctgtccggcTGAGATGCTTTTACTATAAAGCACGCTAAAGTGTCCGACAGCATGTTCATAATGCCTGGTGAAgaccctgtgtctgtctgtctgtctgtctgactgcagCTGTGCAGAGGATGGCtcaagcacacatgcagacgctGGGTGCCTACCCAACCCTGGAGGACCCCCCCGAGGGGGAGGAATACGAGGACGAGCTCTCAATGGGACCGGGtggtgaggagagaggagggccaAAACCTGGCCACTACGCACTGATAACACCCACTGAAC
This genomic window from Anguilla rostrata isolate EN2019 chromosome 17, ASM1855537v3, whole genome shotgun sequence contains:
- the LOC135243057 gene encoding protein phosphatase 1 regulatory subunit 1B-like isoform X2, encoding MFESSESCRVLSIICFETKPQIRRRRPTPATLFRVADPSSPDDDSAPYQSAVGENGILKPKRVNQNVYQPPSLKAVQRMAQAHMQTLGAYPTLEDPPEGEEYEDELSMGPGDSQVLGSQSEAPQRPEALGADEKEDEEGGEGRGRGE
- the LOC135243057 gene encoding protein phosphatase 1 regulatory subunit 1B-like isoform X1 — translated: MDPPPAAEVAGETKERRKIKFSVPAIVSSQLDARQVEMIRRRRPTPATLFRVADPSSPDDDSAPYQSAVGENGILKPKRVNQNVYQPPSLKAVQRMAQAHMQTLGAYPTLEDPPEGEEYEDELSMGPGDSQVLGSQSEAPQRPEALGADEKEDEEGGEGRGRGE